From a region of the Enterobacter cancerogenus genome:
- a CDS encoding phage late control D family protein — translation MITGMDIQAGAKIAPAFMLKLDNENITQDFSDRLISLNMTDNRGFEADQLDIELDDTDGQIAMPPRGATLTLWLGWQGAALIKKGTFTVDEIEHRGAPDTLTIRGRSADFRGTLNSRREQSWHDTTLGKIVETIAARNKLAASVADTLKAVKVPHIDQSQESDAVFLSRLADRNGASVSVKAGKLLFLKAGSGKTASGKPIPQMTLERGDGDRHQFAIADREAYTGVSAKWLHTKDPKPQKQKVKLKRKPKEKHLRALQHPKATKAPAKAKAKKEQEAREGEYMAGEADNVLELTTIYATKAQAMRAAQAKWDKLQRGVAEFSISLAIGRADLFPETPIAVKGFKRVIDEQAWIISRVVHNLNGSGYTTGLELEVKVSDVEYESEELTQ, via the coding sequence ATGATTACGGGAATGGATATTCAGGCCGGGGCGAAGATAGCCCCGGCGTTTATGCTCAAGCTGGATAACGAGAATATCACGCAGGATTTTAGCGACCGCCTTATCAGCCTGAACATGACCGACAATCGCGGATTTGAGGCCGACCAGCTCGATATCGAGCTCGATGATACTGACGGCCAGATAGCAATGCCACCGCGCGGCGCAACCTTGACGCTGTGGTTAGGCTGGCAGGGTGCAGCGCTGATAAAAAAAGGGACGTTCACGGTCGACGAAATCGAGCACAGGGGGGCTCCTGATACGCTGACCATCCGGGGGCGAAGCGCCGATTTTCGCGGGACGCTGAACTCTCGCCGGGAGCAGTCATGGCATGACACCACGCTCGGGAAAATTGTTGAAACGATTGCGGCACGCAATAAGCTGGCCGCCAGCGTGGCCGACACGCTGAAAGCCGTCAAAGTGCCTCACATTGACCAGTCGCAGGAATCCGACGCGGTGTTTCTGTCCCGCCTGGCTGACCGGAACGGGGCGTCGGTTTCGGTAAAAGCGGGAAAACTGTTATTCCTGAAAGCGGGGAGCGGTAAGACGGCCAGCGGAAAGCCCATTCCGCAGATGACGCTTGAGCGCGGGGATGGCGATCGTCATCAATTTGCCATTGCTGACCGGGAAGCCTACACCGGCGTGTCGGCAAAATGGCTGCACACCAAAGACCCGAAGCCGCAAAAGCAAAAGGTGAAGCTCAAGCGTAAGCCCAAAGAGAAGCATCTCCGCGCGCTGCAGCACCCGAAAGCGACCAAAGCCCCGGCAAAGGCCAAAGCCAAAAAAGAGCAGGAAGCGCGCGAGGGTGAGTATATGGCCGGTGAGGCTGACAACGTGCTGGAGCTGACGACCATCTACGCGACAAAGGCGCAGGCCATGCGCGCCGCTCAGGCGAAGTGGGACAAGCTGCAGCGAGGCGTTGCTGAGTTTTCAATCTCGCTGGCGATTGGCCGGGCAGATTTATTTCCTGAAACGCCCATCGCGGTGAAAGGCTTTAAGCGCGTTATAGACGAGCAGGCATGGATAATCAGCCGGGTGGTGCATAACCTCAACGGGAGCGGCTACACGACGGGCTTAGAGCTTGAGGTTAAGGTTTCGGATGTGGAGTACGAAAGCGAAGAGTTAACACAGTAA
- a CDS encoding YciI family protein, translating into MLYVIYAEDNADSLEKRLSVRPAHLARLQLLQDEGKLLTAGPMPAVDSNDPGAAGFSGSTVIAEFESLEAAQAWADADPYVAAGVYAKVTVQPYKKVF; encoded by the coding sequence GTGCTTTATGTGATTTACGCCGAAGATAACGCCGACTCCCTGGAAAAACGCCTTTCTGTACGCCCTGCGCACCTGGCTCGCCTGCAGCTGCTTCAGGATGAAGGCAAATTATTGACCGCAGGCCCAATGCCTGCCGTAGACAGCAACGATCCGGGTGCGGCGGGTTTTTCAGGCTCGACGGTCATTGCTGAATTCGAATCACTGGAAGCTGCGCAGGCCTGGGCTGACGCGGATCCGTATGTCGCGGCGGGCGTGTATGCAAAGGTGACCGTGCAGCCTTACAAGAAAGTATTTTGA
- a CDS encoding DNA-binding transcriptional regulator produces the protein MFHCPKCHFAAHARTSRYFTDTTKERYHQCTNINCSATFVTTETVERFIVSPGEVVPAPPHPKQSGQQQLTWM, from the coding sequence ATGTTTCACTGCCCAAAATGCCATTTCGCCGCTCACGCCCGCACAAGTCGGTATTTTACTGACACAACCAAGGAGCGTTATCACCAGTGCACAAACATTAACTGCAGTGCGACGTTTGTGACCACTGAGACGGTCGAGCGCTTTATCGTATCGCCGGGGGAAGTAGTACCTGCCCCGCCACACCCGAAGCAATCAGGCCAGCAACAACTTACATGGATGTGA
- a CDS encoding DUF5677 domain-containing protein: protein MPTNFEQLETHIHNIKSLTPKADATGFFLQEVLRFYSIAGTLLRSDITLDKTSNVDQRYFTHPLARSLLEPFFIILYIFEVPAQMASRYEEQLNTFKENYRKLMNDLREPEWQQFMQGDGSKLEAEDPNWKNLQKLPNMKDLLGKLTHSNNQSFEFLYPLYRVTSFDTHGRSLGTIFEAVFKKPCNFPVLDVGQAIEQIAYEYIQILNDLNSRKLI from the coding sequence ATGCCTACAAATTTTGAGCAGTTGGAAACACATATTCATAACATTAAGTCCTTGACACCAAAAGCAGATGCAACTGGTTTCTTCCTACAAGAAGTGCTTCGATTTTACTCCATTGCTGGTACCTTACTGAGAAGTGACATCACTCTTGATAAAACCTCTAATGTTGACCAAAGATACTTTACACACCCTTTGGCGCGTTCTTTGCTAGAACCATTTTTCATTATACTTTATATTTTTGAAGTTCCAGCACAGATGGCTAGCAGGTATGAAGAGCAACTAAATACATTCAAAGAAAACTACCGGAAGCTGATGAATGATTTGCGCGAACCAGAATGGCAGCAATTCATGCAAGGCGATGGAAGCAAACTTGAAGCCGAAGATCCTAACTGGAAAAATCTACAAAAGCTACCCAATATGAAAGACCTTTTAGGTAAGCTTACCCACTCAAACAATCAGAGCTTTGAGTTTCTGTATCCACTATACAGGGTTACAAGCTTTGATACGCATGGTCGAAGCTTAGGAACCATCTTTGAAGCTGTTTTCAAAAAGCCGTGCAATTTTCCCGTTCTTGATGTAGGCCAAGCCATAGAACAAATCGCTTATGAATATATTCAAATTCTTAATGATCTTAATTCTCGCAAATTAATTTAG
- a CDS encoding phage tail protein, with protein MLMVLGLFVFERRTLPYQSMQYSKDYRWASNDRIGKPPAYQYLGEGETTRTLSGVLYPEITGGRLSLTAIELMADEGRAWPLIDGTGMIHGMYVIDKVTHTHTELFSDGAARKIEFSLSLKRVDKSLAAIYGDLKTQADNLVTSAVDWLGGLA; from the coding sequence ATGTTAATGGTTTTAGGTTTATTTGTGTTTGAGCGCCGCACGCTGCCCTATCAGTCTATGCAGTATTCGAAAGATTATCGCTGGGCGTCAAACGACCGTATCGGCAAGCCACCGGCTTACCAGTATCTCGGGGAGGGAGAAACCACGCGCACGCTGTCGGGCGTGCTTTATCCCGAAATTACGGGCGGACGTCTGTCACTGACCGCCATCGAGCTGATGGCAGACGAGGGGCGAGCGTGGCCGCTGATTGACGGAACGGGCATGATCCACGGCATGTATGTCATCGACAAAGTAACACACACGCACACCGAGCTATTCAGCGATGGAGCGGCGAGAAAAATCGAGTTTAGCCTTTCACTTAAACGGGTCGATAAATCGCTGGCAGCCATTTATGGCGACCTGAAAACGCAGGCCGACAATCTGGTCACGTCTGCCGTTGACTGGCTGGGAGGGCTGGCTTGA
- the yciA gene encoding acyl-CoA thioester hydrolase YciA, translating to MTKNDAPQGELVLRTLAMPADTNANGDIFGGWLMSQMDMGGAILAKEIAHGRVVTVRVDGMTFLRPVAVGDVVCCYARCVKRGNTSISINIEVWVKKVSSEPIGQRYKATEALFIYVAVDNAGKPRPLPQA from the coding sequence ATGACAAAAAATGACGCCCCTCAGGGCGAACTGGTATTGCGCACGCTGGCAATGCCCGCAGACACCAATGCTAACGGCGATATTTTTGGCGGCTGGCTTATGTCGCAAATGGATATGGGCGGCGCGATCCTGGCAAAAGAGATTGCACACGGGCGGGTTGTAACCGTCCGGGTAGACGGCATGACCTTCCTTCGACCAGTGGCTGTGGGTGACGTTGTCTGCTGTTACGCGCGCTGTGTTAAGCGCGGCAATACGTCTATTTCTATCAATATTGAAGTGTGGGTGAAAAAAGTCTCTTCTGAGCCGATTGGGCAGCGTTATAAGGCAACGGAAGCGCTGTTTATCTACGTGGCGGTAGATAACGCGGGCAAACCCCGGCCACTGCCGCAGGCCTGA
- the tonB gene encoding TonB system transport protein TonB: MTLDLPRRFPWPTLLSVVIHGAVVAGLLYTSVHQVIEMPAPAQPISVTMVSPADLEPPQVAPPPQPVAEPEPEPEPEPVPEPPKEAPVVIHKPEPKPKPKPKPKPVKKVEERPKRETRPVEPRATQTVENAAPSRPLMNSAPAAAKPTVSAPAGPRALSRNQPQYPARAQALRIEGRVRVKFDVTSDGRVENVEVLSAQPSNMFEREVKSAMRKWRYEAGKPGRGLIVNIVFRLNGGAQME, from the coding sequence ATGACCCTAGATTTACCTCGCCGCTTTCCATGGCCGACGCTGCTTTCCGTGGTTATCCACGGCGCTGTCGTGGCGGGTCTGCTCTATACCTCGGTTCATCAGGTTATTGAAATGCCAGCGCCCGCGCAGCCTATTTCTGTGACCATGGTATCGCCTGCGGATCTTGAGCCGCCGCAGGTTGCGCCACCGCCACAGCCCGTCGCTGAGCCAGAACCGGAGCCAGAGCCTGAACCCGTTCCGGAGCCGCCGAAAGAAGCGCCCGTGGTGATCCACAAGCCGGAGCCAAAACCTAAACCTAAACCGAAGCCAAAGCCGGTGAAGAAGGTGGAAGAGCGTCCGAAACGTGAAACGCGTCCGGTTGAGCCACGCGCAACGCAGACGGTCGAAAACGCTGCGCCGTCGCGACCGCTAATGAATAGCGCGCCTGCAGCGGCAAAACCAACGGTATCCGCGCCTGCGGGGCCTCGCGCCCTCAGCCGTAACCAACCGCAATATCCGGCGCGCGCGCAGGCTCTGCGTATTGAAGGGCGTGTGCGGGTCAAATTTGACGTAACCTCTGATGGCCGCGTCGAGAACGTAGAAGTCCTGTCTGCACAGCCTTCTAATATGTTCGAGCGTGAGGTGAAGTCAGCCATGAGAAAATGGCGTTATGAAGCCGGCAAGCCGGGTCGTGGGTTGATTGTGAATATTGTGTTCCGCCTGAACGGCGGGGCACAGATGGAATAA